The proteins below come from a single Nitrosospira sp. Is2 genomic window:
- the recA gene encoding recombinase RecA — protein MDENRSKALAAALSQIEKQFGKGSIMRLGASDVAKDVEVISTGSLGLDIALGVGGLPRGRVVEIYGPESSGKTTLTLQVIAQMQKVGGTAAFIDAEHALDPQYAQKIGVNVQELLISQPDNGEQALEIADMLVRSGSVDVVVVDSVAALTPRAEIEGEMGEPQMGLQARLMSQALRKLTANIKRSNTMVIFINQIRMKIGVMFGNPETTTGGNALKFYASVRLDIRRTGSIKKGEEVIGSETRVKVVKNKVAPPFKQAEFDILYGEGISREGEIVELGVQHKLIEKSGAWYAYKGDKIGQGKDNAREFLKEHPEIAAEIESKIRAAVGVANPAETAAVA, from the coding sequence ATGGACGAAAACAGAAGCAAAGCGCTCGCCGCGGCTCTCTCCCAGATCGAGAAACAGTTTGGCAAAGGCTCGATCATGCGCCTGGGTGCGAGTGACGTCGCCAAAGACGTTGAGGTTATTTCCACCGGTTCACTTGGGCTCGATATTGCCCTGGGTGTGGGCGGCCTTCCTCGCGGAAGGGTAGTGGAAATTTACGGTCCGGAATCCTCCGGCAAAACCACGCTTACGCTGCAGGTCATCGCGCAGATGCAGAAAGTTGGCGGTACCGCGGCGTTTATCGACGCGGAGCACGCCCTGGATCCCCAATATGCACAAAAAATCGGGGTCAATGTCCAGGAGTTGCTGATTTCTCAGCCGGACAATGGGGAGCAGGCACTGGAAATTGCCGATATGCTGGTGCGCTCCGGTTCCGTCGACGTGGTCGTGGTTGATTCGGTTGCGGCCCTGACGCCGCGCGCGGAAATCGAAGGTGAAATGGGCGAGCCCCAAATGGGACTGCAAGCGCGACTGATGTCGCAAGCGTTACGCAAGCTTACCGCCAATATCAAACGCAGCAACACGATGGTGATTTTCATCAATCAGATACGCATGAAGATCGGCGTCATGTTCGGCAATCCGGAAACGACGACCGGCGGCAACGCACTAAAATTCTACGCGTCGGTTCGCCTTGATATACGTCGCACCGGTTCCATTAAAAAAGGCGAAGAGGTCATCGGCAGCGAAACACGCGTGAAGGTGGTCAAGAATAAGGTTGCGCCGCCCTTCAAACAGGCGGAATTCGATATCCTCTACGGAGAGGGCATTTCGCGCGAAGGCGAAATTGTCGAGCTGGGCGTGCAGCACAAACTGATCGAGAAGTCCGGCGCCTGGTATGCATACAAAGGCGACAAAATCGGCCAGGGCAAGGATAACGCGCGCGAATTTCTAAAAGAACACCCCGAGATAGCGGCGGAAATCGAATCGAAAATACGCGCCGCGGTGGGCGTCGCCAACCCCGCTGAAACGGCCGCCGTGGCCTGA
- the recX gene encoding recombination regulator RecX: protein MTRRPSLKTRALGYLARREHSRLELERKLGPHAKSSEELIAVLDALEQCGFLSAARVVEQVVHVRQSKFGSRRIVNELREKGIPENLIAAALPNIRETERDRALEVWRKRFNAAPADAKELGRQARFLMGRGFAADVIHHVLRHSDEEMT from the coding sequence ATGACGCGCAGGCCAAGCCTCAAAACCCGCGCTCTAGGCTACCTTGCCCGGCGGGAACACTCCCGCCTGGAACTGGAAAGAAAGCTCGGGCCCCATGCCAAATCTTCCGAAGAACTCATCGCGGTGCTGGATGCGCTTGAACAATGCGGCTTCCTTTCGGCCGCGCGCGTGGTGGAGCAGGTGGTACACGTTCGCCAAAGCAAGTTCGGAAGCCGTCGTATTGTGAATGAGTTGCGCGAGAAGGGCATTCCCGAGAATCTAATCGCGGCGGCGTTGCCTAACATTAGAGAAACCGAGCGGGACCGCGCGCTGGAAGTGTGGCGGAAAAGGTTTAACGCTGCCCCCGCCGATGCGAAGGAACTTGGCAGGCAGGCGCGTTTTCTCATGGGGCGGGGGTTTGCAGCGGACGTGATACATCATGTCCTGCGTCATTCGGATGAGGAAATGACTTGA
- the alaS gene encoding alanine--tRNA ligase: protein MKSSEIRQKFLEFFESHGHTVVASSPLVPGNDPTLLFTNAGMVQFKDVFLGHDRRSYVRAASSQRCVRAGGKHNDLENVGYTARHHTFFEMLGNFSFGDYFKRNAIKFAWEFLTVTLAIPPAKLWVTVYAEDDEAADIWIREVGLDPARLTRIATTDNFWQMGETGPCGPCSEIFYDHGPEIAGGPPGTPEADGDRYVEIWNLVFMQYNRDGAGTLHPLPRPSVDTGMGLERISAVMQQVHSNYEIDLFQELIRAAAQATGTADRSSSSLKVIADHIRACSFLITDGVIPGNEGRGYVLRRIIRRAIRHGYKLGQKQPFFYLLVEQLAGTMGQAYPELVEAKVRVAAVLKQEEERFAETLENGMQVLETALRRGDRLLDGETLFRLYDTFGFPLDLTADIARERGITIDQPGFEQAMERQRERARATSRFTMQEGIVYSGPSTGFHGYESLRYEGRILAIYREGSRVDFIDAGDEAVVVLDHTPFYAESGGQVGDSGELLAANGTFIVGDTQKIQADVFGHKGLLRSGRLVTGDAVVAEVDGSARARTERNHSVTHLMHKALRQVLGTHVQQKGSLVDSLKTRFDFAHNQPVTDAEIRAVEQLVNAEIVANAATEARLLPIEEAKKTGAMMLFGEKYGDEVRVLAIGTSRELCGGTHVKRTGDIGLFKIVSESGVAAGVRRIEAVTGESALAYIQEREAQLQHVADAVKVHPHEAAARITQILDNVKELERELRRMKSKLASSQGNDLTEQIREVKGVKVLAVCLEDADSSALREAVDSFKQKLKSGVVVLAAIEDGKIKLTAGVTADLTAKVKAGELVNFVARQVGGKGGGRPDMAQAGGTQPDDLPAALDSVAGWVEQRL from the coding sequence ATGAAAAGCAGCGAAATACGGCAGAAATTTCTGGAATTTTTCGAGTCGCACGGCCATACGGTCGTCGCGTCGAGCCCCCTCGTTCCTGGCAATGACCCAACGCTGCTGTTTACGAACGCGGGCATGGTGCAGTTCAAGGATGTATTTCTTGGTCACGACAGGCGGTCATACGTGCGGGCGGCCAGTTCGCAGCGCTGTGTGCGCGCGGGCGGCAAGCACAACGATCTGGAGAATGTGGGCTACACCGCGCGCCACCATACGTTCTTCGAGATGCTGGGCAATTTCAGCTTCGGCGATTATTTCAAGCGCAATGCCATCAAGTTTGCGTGGGAGTTTCTAACCGTTACGCTCGCCATTCCTCCGGCAAAGCTATGGGTGACGGTATACGCAGAGGATGACGAAGCGGCCGACATCTGGATTCGCGAGGTGGGCCTCGATCCGGCGCGGCTGACGCGTATCGCCACCACGGACAACTTTTGGCAAATGGGCGAAACCGGTCCCTGCGGCCCATGTTCCGAAATTTTTTATGACCATGGCCCTGAGATCGCCGGCGGTCCGCCCGGCACACCCGAAGCGGATGGCGACCGCTACGTCGAAATCTGGAACCTGGTGTTCATGCAATACAACCGCGACGGCGCCGGTACGCTGCACCCGCTGCCCAGGCCATCGGTTGATACCGGCATGGGGCTCGAGCGTATTTCCGCCGTAATGCAGCAGGTTCACAGCAATTACGAGATCGACCTGTTTCAGGAACTGATCCGTGCGGCCGCGCAAGCCACCGGCACGGCCGATCGGTCCAGCAGCTCGCTCAAAGTGATCGCCGATCACATCCGTGCCTGTTCTTTTCTGATTACCGATGGCGTGATTCCCGGCAACGAAGGGCGCGGGTACGTGCTCAGGCGCATCATCCGGCGCGCCATCCGCCACGGCTACAAGCTGGGGCAGAAACAGCCCTTCTTTTATTTACTTGTCGAACAGCTTGCGGGAACCATGGGGCAGGCCTACCCGGAGCTGGTGGAAGCCAAGGTCCGCGTCGCGGCGGTGCTGAAGCAGGAAGAAGAACGTTTCGCCGAGACGCTGGAAAACGGCATGCAGGTGCTGGAGACGGCATTACGGCGTGGGGACCGCCTGCTGGATGGTGAAACCCTGTTTCGACTTTATGACACTTTCGGTTTCCCCCTCGATCTCACAGCCGATATCGCGCGCGAGCGCGGCATTACAATCGACCAGCCCGGGTTCGAGCAGGCCATGGAGCGCCAGCGCGAGCGGGCCCGTGCGACGAGCAGGTTCACCATGCAGGAAGGAATCGTATATAGCGGACCCTCCACCGGATTCCACGGTTATGAAAGCCTGCGTTACGAAGGCCGAATCCTTGCCATTTACCGGGAAGGGAGCCGCGTGGACTTCATCGATGCGGGCGATGAAGCAGTCGTGGTACTGGACCATACGCCGTTCTACGCGGAATCCGGAGGACAGGTGGGCGACAGCGGCGAGTTGCTTGCGGCCAACGGCACCTTTATCGTAGGCGATACCCAGAAGATCCAGGCGGACGTATTTGGCCATAAAGGCCTGCTGCGCAGCGGCCGCCTGGTTACCGGCGACGCGGTTGTCGCGGAGGTCGACGGGTCGGCCCGGGCACGCACCGAGCGTAACCACTCGGTTACTCACCTGATGCACAAGGCGCTACGCCAGGTATTAGGCACTCATGTTCAGCAAAAGGGGTCCCTGGTCGATTCTCTCAAGACGCGCTTTGACTTTGCACACAACCAGCCGGTGACCGACGCGGAGATTCGCGCGGTGGAACAACTGGTGAATGCTGAAATTGTTGCCAATGCGGCAACGGAAGCCCGGCTGCTGCCCATCGAGGAGGCAAAAAAAACCGGCGCCATGATGCTGTTCGGGGAAAAGTACGGCGATGAGGTGCGAGTGCTGGCGATCGGGACCTCGCGTGAGCTATGCGGGGGAACTCACGTCAAGCGCACGGGTGATATCGGGCTCTTCAAAATCGTGTCTGAATCCGGTGTGGCGGCGGGCGTGCGCCGGATTGAAGCGGTGACCGGCGAGAGCGCCCTGGCTTATATACAGGAGCGGGAAGCGCAATTGCAGCACGTGGCCGATGCCGTAAAGGTCCATCCGCACGAAGCCGCCGCTCGTATCACGCAAATTCTCGATAACGTCAAGGAGCTGGAAAGGGAACTCCGGCGAATGAAATCGAAACTGGCCAGCTCTCAGGGCAATGACTTGACCGAGCAGATTCGTGAGGTAAAAGGGGTGAAAGTCCTTGCGGTGTGCCTGGAAGATGCAGACTCCTCAGCCTTGCGCGAAGCGGTGGATTCATTCAAGCAAAAACTCAAATCCGGCGTTGTCGTTCTTGCCGCGATCGAAGATGGAAAAATCAAGCTTACGGCCGGCGTAACCGCTGACCTGACCGCAAAGGTGAAGGCAGGCGAGCTGGTCAATTTCGTCGCCAGGCAGGTCGGCGGCAAGGGTGGCGGCCGCCCCGACATGGCTCAGGCAGGCGGAACCCAGCCCGACGATCTGCCGGCGGCATTGGACAGCGTGGCCGGCTGGGTTGAGCAACGGCTCTAG
- the trxB gene encoding thioredoxin-disulfide reductase has translation MTSRHSRLLILGSGPAGYSAAVYAARANLNPVLITGLAQGGQLMTTTEVDNWPADAMGVQGPELMERFKQHAERFNTEILFDHIHTAKLTEKPITLIGDAATYTCDALIIATGASAQYLGIPSEDAYMGRGVSGCATCDGFFYKGQDVAVIGGGNTAVEEALYLSHIARNVTVVHRREKFRSEKILIDKMMEKVKGGNIKLELNHVLDEVLGDTSGVNGMRIKSVQDNSTKTLPLQGVFIAIGHKPNTDIFQGQLEMRNGYILTRSGNEGNATATSIPGVFAAGDVQDHIYRQAVTSAGTGCMAALDAEKYLDGLS, from the coding sequence ATGACAAGCAGACACTCCCGCCTTCTCATCCTCGGTTCCGGCCCTGCCGGATATAGCGCTGCGGTGTATGCCGCCCGGGCCAATCTCAACCCGGTGCTCATCACCGGGCTCGCACAGGGCGGTCAGCTCATGACCACGACCGAAGTCGATAACTGGCCTGCGGACGCAATGGGCGTGCAGGGTCCCGAACTGATGGAACGCTTCAAACAACATGCGGAACGGTTCAATACGGAAATCCTTTTTGATCACATCCATACCGCCAAGCTGACGGAAAAGCCCATCACGCTCATCGGCGATGCCGCCACCTATACCTGCGATGCGCTGATCATTGCCACTGGCGCTTCCGCGCAGTATCTTGGCATACCCTCAGAGGATGCATACATGGGTCGTGGGGTGTCCGGTTGCGCAACCTGCGACGGATTTTTCTATAAGGGGCAGGACGTCGCGGTGATCGGGGGCGGTAATACCGCGGTGGAAGAGGCGCTATATCTCTCCCATATCGCGCGTAACGTGACCGTTGTGCACCGGCGGGAAAAATTCCGCTCGGAAAAGATCCTGATCGACAAAATGATGGAAAAGGTGAAAGGCGGCAACATCAAGCTGGAACTCAATCACGTACTGGACGAGGTGCTGGGCGACACCTCCGGCGTTAACGGCATGCGTATCAAGAGCGTTCAAGACAATTCCACCAAAACGCTCCCTTTGCAAGGCGTATTCATTGCCATTGGCCACAAGCCCAACACTGACATTTTCCAGGGCCAGCTGGAAATGAGAAACGGCTACATCCTCACTCGGAGCGGGAACGAGGGCAACGCTACCGCCACCAGCATCCCGGGAGTGTTTGCGGCGGGTGACGTCCAGGATCACATCTATCGGCAGGCCGTGACCAGTGCCGGCACGGGCTGCATGGCTGCATTGGACGCAGAAAAATATCTGGACGGGTTGTCGTGA
- a CDS encoding Smr/MutS family protein, producing MKRRDKKPAFSALPGPASGPANGPAGTSTKEPAAGVGDNASNDDGAALFRQAVQGVSRLTASDKAPLPSKHPPPIPRQIPAHEQSAGGEALSDHIALEIGAGDEWAFLRPGVSRQTLRRLRRGYWKIEAQLDLHGFTREEARQELAVFLDESSKRRFRCVRVIHGKGLSSPNHEPVLKTRVGNWLAQRADVLAFCQARPEEGGSGAVLVLLAATGK from the coding sequence ATGAAACGGCGGGACAAAAAGCCTGCGTTTAGTGCGTTACCCGGGCCGGCAAGCGGCCCTGCAAATGGTCCCGCAGGAACCTCCACGAAAGAGCCGGCCGCCGGGGTGGGTGATAATGCCTCCAACGATGACGGGGCCGCCTTGTTCCGTCAGGCGGTCCAGGGCGTTTCGCGGCTGACGGCTTCCGATAAAGCCCCTCTGCCCAGCAAGCATCCCCCGCCCATACCACGTCAAATTCCTGCCCACGAGCAATCCGCAGGCGGTGAAGCGCTATCCGATCATATTGCGCTGGAGATCGGCGCGGGCGATGAGTGGGCATTTTTGCGGCCGGGCGTATCGCGCCAGACTTTGCGGCGATTGCGGCGTGGTTACTGGAAAATCGAGGCACAACTCGATTTGCACGGGTTTACTCGGGAGGAAGCGCGGCAGGAGTTGGCGGTATTTCTTGATGAGAGCAGCAAACGGCGCTTTCGTTGCGTGCGCGTAATACACGGGAAGGGGCTTAGCTCGCCGAACCATGAGCCTGTGTTAAAAACCCGGGTGGGCAACTGGCTGGCGCAACGAGCGGATGTGCTGGCCTTCTGCCAGGCCAGACCGGAGGAGGGCGGCAGCGGCGCCGTGCTGGTGCTTTTGGCCGCAACGGGAAAGTAG
- a CDS encoding TraR/DksA family transcriptional regulator: MADLTDDQLAQIKAVLQRRYLELREEIRSELERSGNEHYADLAGSVADPGDESVADMLVDVNAALVDRQVREIREVEETLKRLAEPGFGDCIDCGGEIGFERLLAYPTARRCVRCQSLHEKTYSHEPNPTL, translated from the coding sequence ATGGCAGACCTTACCGACGATCAACTGGCGCAAATTAAAGCGGTTCTGCAACGGCGCTATCTGGAACTGAGGGAGGAAATTCGAAGCGAACTGGAGCGCTCGGGCAACGAGCATTATGCCGACCTGGCCGGCAGCGTTGCTGATCCCGGCGATGAGTCGGTTGCCGACATGCTGGTGGATGTCAATGCGGCGCTCGTGGATCGCCAGGTACGCGAAATACGAGAAGTAGAGGAAACCTTGAAACGTTTGGCGGAACCGGGTTTCGGCGACTGCATCGATTGCGGAGGAGAAATTGGCTTTGAGAGACTATTGGCGTACCCCACTGCCCGGCGCTGCGTGCGTTGCCAGAGCCTGCATGAAAAGACTTATTCTCACGAGCCGAATCCTACGCTCTGA
- a CDS encoding peroxiredoxin yields MKSRTMFTLLMAATLFFANHAHAAGPKVGEAAPDFTLPDQNGQTHKLSDFRGKWLVLYFYVKDDTPGCTEQACKFRDDIHQLGELGAQVVGVSVDNTASHADFAKKYSLPFPLLADSKGETAARYDSLRGDGSMAKRNTFMIDPQGRIAKIYLSASTSRNSAEVIEDLKKLKSGQRPNS; encoded by the coding sequence ATGAAATCACGGACGATGTTTACGCTGCTAATGGCAGCGACGCTGTTCTTCGCGAATCATGCGCATGCAGCAGGACCCAAGGTTGGGGAGGCCGCGCCGGACTTCACCCTGCCCGATCAGAATGGCCAGACGCATAAGCTGTCGGATTTTCGAGGCAAGTGGCTGGTGCTGTACTTCTACGTCAAGGACGATACGCCGGGCTGCACCGAGCAGGCTTGCAAATTTCGCGACGATATCCATCAGCTTGGAGAACTGGGCGCGCAGGTCGTTGGGGTAAGCGTGGACAATACCGCCAGCCATGCGGACTTTGCCAAAAAATACAGCCTTCCGTTCCCGCTTCTGGCGGATAGCAAGGGCGAGACGGCCGCGCGTTATGACTCGCTTCGCGGCGATGGCAGCATGGCTAAGCGGAATACGTTCATGATCGATCCGCAGGGCAGGATTGCCAAAATTTACCTATCGGCGAGCACTTCTCGCAATTCCGCTGAGGTGATCGAGGACCTAAAGAAGCTGAAGAGTGGGCAGAGACCGAATTCGTGA
- a CDS encoding MFS transporter gives MNKPAEEPQENPPPKNLPRTVIVLGLVSFFNDFASDIVIPLIPILLATVLAAGPVALGLIEGVADAVASLIKLWSGRHSDLMSGRRKGLAVAGYTLSNIARPLLGLAGSWPVILVLRSIDRVGKGLRSAPRDALVADATPPGMHGYAFGYHRAMDNGGAVAGSLAAAAVLTWSGLSLTDVILWSAVPGFVSVLLLGVGVEEENKGKPAPDHAAAPGPAPAPTLITLPPLRWSVLSLPMRRYLLVLMLFTFARASETFILLLGHQLGVGTVELLLLWAALNLCKAATSTWGGRLADSLGRGALMLLGWTTFAVSFLMLGTVEHSVGLWSVSIFYGLCAGMSEGAERAIISDYAGPRERGTAFGWYHLMVGIAAIPAGLLFGSIWQFQSAAMAFFFAGSLAALSALLLRMWAWPVRKPQPVR, from the coding sequence ATGAATAAACCGGCTGAAGAACCTCAAGAAAATCCCCCTCCCAAAAATCTGCCGCGCACCGTCATCGTTCTTGGTCTTGTCAGTTTTTTCAATGACTTTGCTTCGGACATCGTGATACCACTCATCCCGATATTGCTCGCGACGGTGCTGGCCGCCGGACCGGTCGCCCTGGGCTTGATCGAGGGCGTGGCCGACGCGGTAGCAAGTCTGATCAAGCTGTGGTCGGGACGCCACTCCGACCTCATGAGCGGCCGGCGCAAGGGACTGGCCGTCGCTGGCTATACCCTTTCAAATATTGCGCGGCCGTTGCTGGGGCTGGCCGGTTCCTGGCCGGTGATTCTGGTGCTGCGTAGTATCGACCGGGTGGGCAAGGGCTTGCGCAGCGCACCGCGGGATGCACTGGTGGCAGACGCGACTCCGCCCGGGATGCACGGCTACGCGTTCGGCTATCATCGGGCTATGGATAATGGCGGCGCCGTGGCAGGGAGTCTTGCCGCCGCTGCGGTGCTGACATGGTCGGGCTTGAGCCTCACGGACGTCATCCTATGGTCGGCGGTGCCGGGCTTTGTTTCGGTGCTTCTGCTAGGGGTGGGGGTGGAGGAAGAAAACAAGGGGAAACCCGCCCCTGACCATGCCGCAGCTCCAGGCCCTGCTCCTGCCCCTACTCTTATTACGCTGCCGCCGTTGCGCTGGTCAGTCTTATCGTTGCCCATGCGGCGCTATCTGCTGGTGCTGATGCTGTTCACCTTCGCGCGCGCCTCGGAAACCTTCATCCTGCTACTGGGGCACCAATTGGGCGTCGGCACGGTCGAATTATTGTTGCTTTGGGCCGCATTGAATCTGTGCAAGGCCGCCACCTCCACTTGGGGAGGACGTCTGGCCGATAGCCTGGGGCGTGGGGCGCTGATGCTGCTCGGCTGGACAACCTTTGCGGTTTCGTTCCTGATGCTTGGCACGGTAGAGCACAGTGTGGGGCTGTGGTCCGTAAGCATCTTCTACGGCCTTTGCGCCGGCATGAGCGAGGGTGCGGAGCGCGCGATCATCAGTGACTATGCTGGCCCCCGCGAACGCGGAACCGCCTTCGGCTGGTATCATCTGATGGTGGGCATCGCGGCAATTCCGGCCGGGCTGCTGTTCGGGTCGATCTGGCAGTTCCAGAGTGCCGCTATGGCGTTCTTCTTTGCCGGAAGTCTCGCGGCGCTATCCGCGCTGTTGTTGCGGATGTGGGCCTGGCCCGTTCGCAAACCGCAGCCGGTCAGATGA
- a CDS encoding helix-turn-helix domain-containing protein, with protein sequence MPTKVLFESILAGRAADPLLSNAEAAIYLDLAENTLPVWRCTGRYDIPYIKVGRLVKYRKSDLDAFLQRRTKGRIDAEVITNQLHPLDEVDQCPKSRTNAPGSLSEQRQASAPKRYRRSKGGTVDPPDFSSGPPGDEPRDNDEHQRTEDKRYRRRK encoded by the coding sequence ATGCCTACCAAAGTTCTATTTGAATCAATCCTAGCCGGTCGAGCGGCTGATCCACTGTTGTCCAACGCGGAAGCAGCTATATATCTGGATCTCGCGGAAAACACCCTGCCCGTTTGGCGCTGCACTGGGCGTTACGACATTCCCTATATAAAAGTCGGCCGGCTTGTGAAGTATCGCAAATCCGACCTCGATGCGTTCCTCCAGCGCAGGACCAAAGGCCGGATTGACGCAGAGGTTATCACCAACCAGTTACATCCCTTAGACGAGGTCGATCAATGTCCGAAATCGCGGACAAACGCGCCAGGGTCATTATCAGAACAGCGCCAAGCTTCCGCCCCCAAGCGCTATCGCAGGTCGAAGGGCGGCACCGTAGATCCGCCGGATTTTTCGTCCGGACCTCCGGGGGACGAACCACGGGACAACGATGAACATCAGCGAACGGAAGACAAGCGTTACAGGAGGCGGAAATGA
- a CDS encoding CHC2 zinc finger domain-containing protein, whose translation MKLTSRAGGGNRPPSSFRRDLLPIPYKYYKGQGLKLSGGGEWKNALCPLHHDTRPSLLVHLVSGAFRCMGCQKHGGDVLSFHMQRYGLRFREAAKQLGAWGTRT comes from the coding sequence ATGAAACTAACGAGTCGCGCTGGGGGTGGAAACAGGCCCCCCTCCTCTTTTAGGCGAGACCTGCTCCCCATACCCTACAAATATTATAAGGGTCAGGGGCTGAAATTATCGGGCGGAGGCGAATGGAAAAACGCACTTTGTCCATTACACCACGACACCCGGCCCAGCCTTCTGGTACACCTCGTTTCTGGTGCCTTCCGTTGCATGGGTTGCCAAAAACACGGCGGCGATGTTCTTTCCTTTCACATGCAACGATATGGGTTGAGATTCCGCGAGGCGGCAAAGCAGCTCGGAGCATGGGGGACGCGGACATGA